The nucleotide sequence TGACGAGATCGACGTCCTCTATTTCGAAAAGCCTTATTACGTCGTCCCCGCCGACGACCTGGCGGAGGAGGCGTTCATCGTCCTGCGCGAAGCGCTTCGCCGCACCAAGAAGGTCGCCCTCGGGCAGCTAGCGCTGCGCGGGCGCGAATATATCGTCAGCCTCAAGCCCTGCGGCCGCGGCATCGTGCTGGAGACGCTGCGCTATGCCGACGAGGTCCACAAGGCCAAGTCCTATTTCCGCGACATCAGCGACGAGGAGCCGGACGAGGAGCTGCTCGACCTCGCCGAAACGCTGATCGAGAAGAAGACGGCGGCCTTCCATCCCGAGGAGTATCACGACCGCTATGTCGACGCGCTGAAGGACCTGATCGAGCGCAAGCGCAAGTCCAAGGGCGCCAAGATCGAGGCGGAGGAAGAGGAAGCCCCCGCGCGCGGCTCCAACGTCATCGACCTCATGGCCGCGCTGAAGAAGTCGATCGAGAAGCCGGGGGCGGCGGCCGGAAAGGGCACCGCCAAGAAGGCGCCCGCGAAGAAGGCCCCCGCCAAAAAGCCCGCACCGGCCAGGAAGCGGGCGTAGCCATGCCCTTCCCGCCCCGTTCGTCCCGAGCGAAGTCGAGGGGCGCTGGCACCGACACATCACATACGCCCCTCGACTACGCTCGGGGCGAACGGAGGGGTTGAATGGCTCGCACCAACTCCGATCCGCTCGCCACCTATAAGAAGAAGCGCGACTTCACGAAGACCTCGGAACCGGCGGGGACGGTCGCCGACAGCGGCGGCCGCGACTTCATGGTTCAGAAGCACGACGCGACCCGGCTCCATTTCGATTTCAGGCTGGAGCTGGACGGCGTGCTGAAGAGCTGGGCGGTTACGCGCGGACCCAGCCCTAATCCGGACGACAAGCGCCTCGCCGTCCGCACCGAGGATCACCCTCTGGACTACGCCACCTTCGAGGGCACGATCCCAAAGGGCCAATATGGCGGCGGCACGGTGATGCTGTGGGACCGCGGAACCTGGACGCCAGTCCCGGGCAAGGACCCGAGGAAGACGCTGGAGGAGGGCCACCTCCACTTCACCCTCGACGGCGAGCGCATGAAGGGCGAGTGGGTGATGTTCCGCCTGAAGCCGCGCGGCCGAGAGCGGACCGAGAACTGGATCCTGCGCAAGGTGGAAGACGTCCATGCCGGACCGACCGGAGCCCTCACGGAAAAGTTTCTGACCTCGGTCAAGACCGGCCGAACCATGAACAAGATCGCCGAGGCAATGGACGCGGTCTGGACCTCGGAGGGCGAGGTGAAAGCTCCTCCCCGGTCCGGGGAGGGGGACCGCGACGCGAAGCGGCGTGGTGGAGGGGGCGGCGGTGCAACCGCCGCTAACGCGGCGGCCCCTCCACCGCGCTCCGCGCGGTCCCCTTCCCCGTCCCGGGGAGGATCGAAGCCTCCCAAATTCCACGCCGTGCAGAAGGCGACGCTGGTCGATCATGTCCCGTCCGGCTCCGCCTGGCTGCACGAGATGAAATATGACGGCTATCGCTGCCTGCTCGCGCTGGGCGGCGGGAAGGCGAAAATCTATACGCGCACCGGGCTCGACTGGACCGACAAGTTCCCGGAGATCGCCGCGGCGGCGCGCGAGATCGAGGTCGGCTCGGCCCTGCTCGACGGCGAGATCGTCCATGTCGACGAGAATGGCGGCACAAGCTTCTCCGCCCTCCAGCAGGCGATCAGCGAAGGCGGACGCGGCCTTACGCTGTTCCTGTTCGACGCGTTGGAGATCGCGGGCGAGTCTTTGACCAAGCTCCCGAACCTTGAACGAAAGGCCCGTCTCGCGTCGCTAATCGGCGATGGGCAGCCGCCCTTCATCCTCTATGCCGATCACATCGTAAGCCACGGCGAGAAGCTGCTGAAAGGCATGTGCGATGCCGGCCAGGAAGGCATCATCTCCAAGCGC is from Sphingosinicella humi and encodes:
- a CDS encoding Ku protein; its protein translation is MAARAYWKGQIRLALVSIPVEIFSATKSGATVAFNQIHEPTGKRIKYEKVVPGVGPVNPEEIVKGFQYEKGHYVLLDDDEIESVKLESKKTLELTQFVDHDEIDVLYFEKPYYVVPADDLAEEAFIVLREALRRTKKVALGQLALRGREYIVSLKPCGRGIVLETLRYADEVHKAKSYFRDISDEEPDEELLDLAETLIEKKTAAFHPEEYHDRYVDALKDLIERKRKSKGAKIEAEEEEAPARGSNVIDLMAALKKSIEKPGAAAGKGTAKKAPAKKAPAKKPAPARKRA